One Moorella sp. E308F genomic region harbors:
- a CDS encoding nucleotidyltransferase domain-containing protein: protein MPGPGYQARGEAREDSDIDLLVVSPDFAKMPFHRRFEILGTAIARVREPIEPLACVPEEVQLEKLSKASFLYDVLVQQKTVEYRL from the coding sequence ATGCCTGGCCCCGGTTACCAGGCCAGGGGCGAGGCTCGGGAGGACAGCGATATCGACCTGCTGGTCGTCTCTCCTGACTTCGCCAAAATGCCTTTCCACCGCCGTTTTGAAATCCTGGGTACGGCTATCGCCAGGGTAAGGGAACCCATTGAACCCCTGGCCTGCGTTCCCGAAGAGGTGCAGTTGGAAAAATTAAGCAAGGCCAGCTTCCTTTACGACGTCCTGGTCCAGCAAAAAACCGTGGAATACCGGCTTTAA
- a CDS encoding DUF2283 domain-containing protein has product MKFHYYADTDTLYIDLSEKESADSLEVAPGVVLDFDAEGNLVGIDIDRASALIDLSRLEADGLPLGRIMLTGPGSNISTARAG; this is encoded by the coding sequence ATGAAATTTCATTACTACGCGGATACTGACACCCTGTATATAGACCTTTCGGAAAAAGAAAGCGCCGACTCGTTAGAAGTAGCGCCTGGCGTAGTGCTGGATTTTGACGCCGAAGGGAACCTGGTAGGCATAGATATTGACCGTGCTAGCGCCTTGATAGATTTATCGCGCTTGGAAGCCGATGGGCTTCCTCTTGGCCGCATTATGCTAACCGGGCCGGGTTCTAATATAAGCACCGCCCGGGCGGGCTGA